In Pseudomonas sp. R76, one genomic interval encodes:
- a CDS encoding bpX6 domain-containing protein: MLEPEQMLIRRPVLTGHQQIDGLWFAAERFDEGERRRLILDYWQTDARAYRFADGDLLQFHRPCPVHCESLHGWPLIRQGRGLSSAALHPEELRGLPVADLWLVRGSHVHALQLRDAQVLKPGLWLDVSTYTLLDTFDCHTPLPATLPEAVVTDLREILGGPLEPVSPEREAIMQALLERPRHTPSKGPGASAASAQNNANGAREVSSPVLKIVIGLLLLGGLVRLFGQSEPAAMLATHTQSLGGTLLGALIWMVVITALLFGLNRFLHRGASAPAKAAPQPVARAPADPGIAARATPRRHKPAAWRRLLTRLTQHSQLSKLYGKRQAAYMQRMLEMFEDGNFEEALRHAIPLNGGASSGEQSFGTPQRRQDLSLSQQDSPARSMLFEDDLTEHLRQVYRQTFERLDRAGRIEEAVFVLAELLKEHQQALDYLEKHARYQQAADLALAWDMPPAVIVRLLCLAEQWQRAVLVARRDNAFADAVVMLQAKSPEAADRLRLEWAESLIAKGLWLQAVDVIWSLPAERPRAAQWLLNAEAAGGRLGIEALVKRAILLPETLQAYGPWVEQLRDDPARAGERAALAQALLLHKANTTALAWLAGATVHAILADQFSDHGQLTHNQLQALVKMSRDKALQADLPGQALKRTPVVSLERLGELREWSAPAAGSRPIFDAAPLEDERYLVALGEAGVMVVDAAGAALFHFAVPAQKIVIAHSRQVALVLIWRGNVWRVSKLDLVNRVAKDLGVLAMGVFANAFDGSRWTIGKGPQLRVVDVDRGFETLWHVSDLPAPVQAIKVDEHNEYLWLSAPGGCLMLWHYRLPERRLVSRESAFDIVATDFQEPSATADSAQYRIKHDDGTPILVLKQHGVRKGYRLPGNLPDEEWDESVSPFLFEDWLLISYRVEEHDTCWHVIHRTSDRLCVTLHWPQSPAQLRRLGSDLLLFDGQGRLSHINIDTASQRNISLH, translated from the coding sequence ATGCTTGAGCCAGAACAGATGCTGATTCGCCGCCCGGTACTCACCGGGCACCAACAGATTGACGGCCTATGGTTTGCCGCCGAGCGCTTTGATGAAGGCGAGCGCAGGCGCTTGATCCTCGACTATTGGCAAACCGACGCGCGCGCCTATCGCTTTGCCGACGGCGACTTGTTGCAGTTCCACAGACCTTGCCCGGTGCATTGCGAAAGCCTGCACGGCTGGCCGCTGATCCGCCAGGGCCGGGGTTTGTCGTCTGCCGCGTTGCACCCGGAGGAATTGCGCGGGCTGCCCGTTGCCGACCTGTGGCTGGTGCGCGGCAGTCATGTCCACGCCCTGCAGTTGCGCGATGCACAGGTGCTGAAGCCCGGGCTGTGGCTCGACGTCAGCACCTACACGCTGCTTGACACCTTTGACTGCCATACCCCGTTGCCGGCAACGCTGCCGGAAGCGGTGGTCACCGACCTGCGTGAAATCCTCGGCGGGCCACTGGAGCCCGTCAGCCCGGAGCGCGAAGCAATCATGCAAGCGCTGCTGGAGCGCCCGCGTCACACGCCGAGTAAAGGGCCGGGCGCCAGCGCGGCGTCTGCGCAAAACAACGCAAACGGCGCCCGCGAAGTCTCTTCCCCGGTGCTGAAAATCGTGATCGGCTTGCTACTGCTGGGTGGGCTGGTCCGCCTCTTCGGCCAGAGCGAGCCCGCCGCCATGTTGGCCACCCACACACAGTCCCTCGGCGGCACGCTCCTGGGCGCGCTGATCTGGATGGTGGTGATCACCGCGCTGCTGTTCGGGTTGAACCGCTTCCTGCACCGTGGCGCCTCGGCACCCGCCAAAGCGGCGCCCCAGCCGGTGGCCCGCGCTCCCGCTGACCCAGGCATCGCTGCGCGTGCCACCCCGCGCAGGCACAAACCTGCTGCGTGGCGCCGCCTGTTGACCCGGCTGACCCAGCACTCCCAGCTCTCCAAGCTGTATGGCAAACGCCAGGCCGCCTACATGCAGCGCATGTTGGAGATGTTCGAAGACGGCAATTTCGAAGAAGCCTTGCGTCACGCCATCCCCTTGAACGGCGGTGCCTCCAGCGGTGAACAGAGCTTTGGTACGCCCCAGCGTCGCCAGGACTTGAGCCTCAGCCAGCAGGATAGCCCGGCGCGCTCGATGCTGTTTGAAGACGACTTGACCGAGCACTTGCGCCAGGTGTATCGCCAGACCTTTGAGCGCCTGGACCGTGCCGGTCGTATCGAGGAAGCGGTGTTTGTACTCGCCGAATTGCTCAAAGAGCACCAGCAAGCCCTCGATTACCTGGAGAAACACGCGCGCTATCAGCAGGCCGCCGACCTGGCTCTGGCCTGGGACATGCCGCCTGCGGTGATCGTGCGCCTGCTGTGCCTGGCCGAGCAGTGGCAGCGCGCCGTGCTGGTGGCGCGGCGCGACAATGCGTTCGCCGACGCCGTGGTGATGCTCCAGGCCAAGTCGCCGGAAGCCGCCGACCGCTTGCGCCTGGAATGGGCCGAGTCGTTGATCGCCAAAGGCCTGTGGTTGCAAGCCGTCGATGTGATCTGGAGCCTGCCGGCAGAACGCCCACGCGCCGCGCAATGGCTGCTTAACGCCGAGGCGGCCGGCGGGCGCTTGGGCATTGAGGCGCTGGTTAAACGCGCGATCCTGTTGCCCGAAACGCTGCAGGCTTACGGGCCGTGGGTCGAGCAATTGCGTGACGACCCCGCGCGCGCCGGCGAACGCGCCGCCCTGGCGCAGGCCTTGTTGCTGCACAAGGCCAACACCACCGCCCTGGCCTGGCTCGCCGGTGCCACCGTGCACGCGATTCTGGCCGATCAATTCAGCGATCACGGCCAACTGACCCATAACCAGCTACAAGCGCTGGTCAAGATGAGTCGCGACAAAGCGCTTCAGGCGGACTTGCCTGGCCAGGCGCTGAAGCGCACGCCTGTGGTCTCGCTGGAGCGTTTGGGTGAACTCCGCGAGTGGTCTGCACCGGCCGCCGGCAGCCGGCCGATTTTCGACGCGGCGCCGCTGGAGGATGAGCGTTACCTGGTGGCGCTGGGCGAGGCGGGGGTGATGGTAGTGGATGCGGCGGGCGCAGCGTTGTTTCACTTTGCGGTGCCGGCGCAGAAGATCGTGATTGCCCATAGCCGACAGGTCGCGTTGGTGCTGATCTGGCGGGGGAATGTATGGCGCGTGAGCAAACTGGACCTGGTCAATCGTGTCGCCAAAGACCTCGGCGTGCTGGCCATGGGTGTCTTTGCCAACGCGTTTGATGGCAGCCGCTGGACCATCGGCAAAGGCCCGCAGTTGCGCGTGGTGGATGTTGACCGTGGCTTTGAAACGCTCTGGCATGTGAGTGATCTGCCGGCGCCGGTGCAGGCCATCAAGGTCGATGAACACAACGAATACCTGTGGTTGTCAGCGCCGGGTGGGTGCCTGATGCTGTGGCATTATCGTCTGCCGGAGCGGCGCCTGGTCAGCCGCGAAAGCGCGTTTGACATCGTGGCGACGGACTTCCAGGAGCCCAGTGCCACCGCTGACTCGGCGCAGTATCGGATCAAGCACGACGATGGCACACCCATTCTGGTCCTTAAGCAGCACGGGGTTAGAAAGGGCTATAGGCTGCCTGGCAACTTGCCGGACGAGGAATGGGATGAGTCCGTCAGCCCGTTTCTATTTGAGGACTGGTTGCTGATCAGTTATCGGGTTGAGGAGCACGACACCTGCTGGCACGTGATCCACCGTACCAGCGATCGGCTTTGCGTCACGTTGCACTGGCCGCAATCGCCGGCCCAGCTTCGCCGCCTGGGGTCTGATTTGTTGCTGTTCGACGGGCAGGGCCGACTGAGCCATATCAATATCGATACCGCCAGCCAGCGCAACATCAGCCTGCACTGA
- a CDS encoding LysR family transcriptional regulator, with protein MHFDLADLRLFIHIAESPSLTQGAKRAFLSPAAASARIKALEGQLDTRLLYRDSRGVEITPAGERLLHHARLIMRQVDYLKSEFTQYGVDSAGHIRIFANTTAVTEFLPEVLAGFLSQRPGVTVDLQERLSRDIVRGVLDGTSDMGIIAGPVEAAGLQVLHFSTDELVLMVPVGHPLADQPSVTLDQTLAYQHIGLHEGSTLLSFLREHVERLGKHLSLRIQVSSFEAICRMVEAGVGIGIIPESAAVRHSRTMQLVAVKLDEPWAIRERSILVRELEALPGTIRALIATLMPDPLSAG; from the coding sequence ATGCACTTCGATCTCGCCGACCTGCGCCTGTTTATCCATATCGCCGAATCCCCCAGCCTGACCCAGGGCGCCAAGCGTGCGTTCCTCTCGCCCGCCGCCGCGAGTGCGCGGATCAAGGCGCTGGAAGGCCAGCTCGACACGCGGTTGCTGTACCGCGACAGCCGTGGCGTGGAGATCACCCCGGCCGGTGAGCGCCTGCTGCACCATGCGCGACTGATCATGCGCCAGGTGGATTACCTGAAAAGCGAGTTCACCCAGTACGGCGTGGACTCGGCCGGGCATATCCGCATTTTTGCCAATACCACGGCGGTCACCGAGTTTCTGCCCGAGGTGCTGGCGGGCTTTTTGTCCCAGCGCCCCGGCGTCACCGTCGACCTGCAAGAGCGCCTGTCCCGCGATATCGTGCGTGGCGTGCTGGATGGCACCAGCGACATGGGCATCATCGCCGGGCCGGTTGAAGCGGCGGGTTTGCAGGTGCTGCACTTCAGCACCGACGAACTGGTGCTGATGGTGCCCGTGGGTCATCCGTTGGCCGACCAGCCTTCAGTGACGCTGGACCAAACCCTCGCCTACCAACATATCGGCCTGCACGAAGGCAGCACGCTGTTGAGCTTTTTGCGTGAACACGTGGAACGGCTCGGCAAGCATTTGTCGTTGCGTATCCAGGTGTCGAGTTTCGAGGCGATTTGCCGGATGGTCGAGGCTGGCGTGGGCATCGGCATCATCCCCGAATCCGCCGCGGTGCGGCACAGCCGGACCATGCAGTTGGTGGCGGTAAAGCTCGATGAGCCCTGGGCGATTCGCGAGCGGAGCATTTTGGTGCGCGAACTGGAAGCCCTGCCCGGCACCATTCGGGCGCTGATCGCCACCCTGATGCCGGACCCACTCAGTGCAGGCTGA
- a CDS encoding FAS1-like dehydratase domain-containing protein: protein MSATDWIGRSETAHDHLSHNLLKRIAATFGAAVPVEGEAVPPLWQWCFFQDPLPESALGTDGHPARGGFLPPAENRNRMWAGGRIEFLHALRAGEAATRVSTITHVEEKTGRTGALLFVTVRHDYSQDGRLAIREEQDIVYREPTPPKPGSGDALAEGEWRESVDPTPTLLFRYSAVTFNGHRIHYDYPYVTGTEGYSGLVVHGPLIATLSLRAFCRAHPGATLRRFAYRGVRPLIAPQPFTVGGRVTAPGVAQLWAGNADGVAQTAELHFD, encoded by the coding sequence ATGAGCGCCACCGATTGGATCGGCCGAAGTGAAACCGCCCACGACCACCTGAGCCACAACCTGCTCAAGCGCATCGCCGCGACCTTCGGCGCGGCGGTGCCCGTGGAGGGCGAAGCCGTTCCACCGCTGTGGCAGTGGTGTTTCTTCCAGGACCCACTGCCGGAATCGGCGCTGGGCACTGACGGCCACCCGGCCCGTGGCGGGTTTCTGCCGCCAGCGGAAAATCGCAATCGCATGTGGGCCGGTGGGCGGATCGAGTTCCTGCATGCCTTGCGCGCCGGTGAGGCGGCGACTCGCGTGTCGACCATCACCCACGTCGAAGAAAAAACCGGCCGCACCGGCGCGCTGCTGTTTGTCACCGTGCGCCATGACTATTCCCAGGACGGGCGACTGGCGATTCGCGAAGAACAGGACATCGTCTACCGCGAACCCACGCCGCCCAAGCCAGGCAGCGGCGACGCACTCGCCGAAGGTGAATGGCGTGAGAGTGTCGACCCCACGCCAACCCTGTTGTTTCGCTACAGCGCCGTGACCTTCAACGGTCACCGCATCCACTACGACTACCCCTACGTCACCGGCACCGAAGGCTATTCGGGCCTCGTGGTGCATGGGCCGTTGATCGCCACCTTGAGCCTGCGCGCCTTTTGCCGTGCGCACCCGGGCGCCACCTTGCGCCGTTTCGCCTATCGCGGCGTGCGCCCGTTGATTGCGCCACAGCCATTTACCGTGGGCGGGCGCGTGACAGCACCCGGCGTGGCCCAGTTGTGGGCGGGCAATGCCGATGGCGTGGCGCAAACAGCCGAACTGCATTTCGACTAA
- a CDS encoding acyl-CoA dehydrogenase family protein has protein sequence MNPNDNEELNAIREGVRALCAEFDGAYWRKVDEEKGFPEAFVKALTDAGWLSAMIPEEYGGSGLGLAEASVILEEVNRCGGNSGTVHGQMYNMFTLLRHGSEAQKSFYLPKLASGELRLQSMGVTEPTTGTDTTKIKTTAIRSGDKYVINGQKVWISRVQHSDLMILLARTTPLAEVKKKSEGMSIFLVDLREAIGNGLTVQPIANMVNHETNELFFDNLELPLDSLIGEEGNGFKYILDGLNAERTLIAAECIGDGRWFIEKASAYARDRVVFGRPIGQNQGVQFPIAEAHIEIEAADLMRWRACEEYDSGKSAGASANMAKYLAAKASWEAANACLQTHGGFGFACEYDVERKFRETRLYQVAPISTNLILSYVAEHLLELPRSF, from the coding sequence ATGAACCCGAATGACAACGAAGAACTCAATGCCATCCGCGAAGGCGTGCGCGCCTTGTGCGCTGAATTCGATGGCGCTTACTGGCGCAAGGTCGATGAAGAAAAAGGCTTCCCCGAAGCCTTCGTCAAGGCCCTGACCGACGCCGGCTGGTTGTCGGCGATGATTCCCGAAGAATACGGCGGCTCCGGCCTGGGCCTGGCCGAAGCCTCGGTGATTCTGGAAGAAGTGAACCGTTGCGGCGGCAACTCCGGCACGGTTCACGGCCAGATGTACAACATGTTCACACTGCTTCGCCACGGCAGCGAAGCGCAAAAAAGCTTCTACCTGCCCAAGCTCGCCAGCGGCGAATTGCGCCTGCAATCGATGGGCGTCACCGAGCCCACCACCGGCACCGATACCACCAAGATCAAGACCACCGCGATTCGGAGCGGCGACAAATACGTGATCAACGGCCAGAAAGTCTGGATCTCGCGGGTGCAGCATTCCGACCTGATGATCCTGCTGGCGCGCACCACGCCGCTGGCCGAGGTGAAGAAAAAGTCCGAAGGCATGTCGATTTTCCTGGTGGACCTGCGCGAAGCCATCGGCAACGGCCTGACCGTGCAGCCCATCGCCAATATGGTCAACCACGAAACCAACGAGCTGTTTTTCGACAACCTGGAGTTACCCCTCGACAGCCTGATTGGCGAGGAGGGCAATGGCTTCAAATATATCCTCGACGGCCTGAATGCCGAGCGCACGCTGATCGCTGCCGAGTGCATCGGCGACGGCCGCTGGTTTATCGAAAAGGCCAGCGCCTATGCCCGTGACCGCGTGGTGTTTGGCCGGCCCATCGGGCAGAACCAGGGCGTGCAGTTCCCGATTGCCGAAGCGCACATCGAAATCGAAGCGGCGGACCTGATGCGCTGGCGTGCCTGCGAGGAATACGACAGCGGCAAGAGCGCCGGGGCCAGCGCCAATATGGCCAAGTACCTGGCGGCCAAGGCGTCCTGGGAAGCGGCCAACGCCTGCCTGCAAACCCACGGCGGCTTTGGCTTCGCCTGCGAATACGACGTGGAGCGCAAATTCCGCGAAACGCGCCTGTACCAAGTGGCGCCGATCTCCACCAACCTGATCCTGTCGTACGTGGCCGAGCATCTGCTCGAACTGCCACGCAGCTTCTGA
- a CDS encoding MmgE/PrpD family protein, translating to MSHTHALCRFLAELSYEQLPDNVLARTEDLYLDWLASALASKGAHPIPLFERYAQKMGPSTGPAQIIVNGASSSAYFAALVNGASSHLVEQDDLHNSSVLHPATVVFPAALAAAQDLGKSGRELLLASVAGYEAGIRIGEFMGRSHYRIFHTTATVGTLAAAVAVGKLLDFNQEQFINVLGSAGTQAAGLWEFLRDAADSKQLHTAKAAADGLLAAYLTADGLTGARNILEGDQGLAAGMSSDAEPSKLSADLGTRWALLETSFKFHASCRHTHPAADALLELMQREGLGADQIARVETRVHQGAIDVLGRVTVPASVHQAKFSMGTVLGLIAVHGKAGLTEFHELALSDPAVSTFRDKVSMTLDPEVDGAYPQRWLGRVTVTTLDGRTLHGAIDEPKGDPGNTLSRVELADKFQRLTHFSGARTPAQANALIDKVWNLRNAASMAHWL from the coding sequence ATGAGCCATACCCACGCCTTGTGTCGGTTCCTTGCCGAGTTGAGCTACGAACAGTTGCCCGACAACGTGCTGGCGCGCACCGAAGACCTGTATCTGGATTGGCTGGCCTCGGCGCTGGCCAGCAAAGGCGCGCACCCGATTCCACTGTTCGAACGCTACGCGCAAAAGATGGGCCCGAGCACTGGCCCGGCGCAGATCATCGTTAACGGCGCCAGCAGCAGCGCGTATTTCGCCGCGCTGGTGAACGGCGCCTCGTCCCATCTGGTGGAGCAGGATGACCTGCACAACAGCTCGGTGCTGCACCCGGCCACGGTGGTGTTTCCCGCCGCCTTGGCCGCCGCGCAAGACCTCGGCAAATCCGGCCGCGAGCTGCTGCTGGCGTCGGTGGCGGGCTACGAGGCCGGGATTCGCATCGGCGAATTCATGGGGCGTTCGCACTACCGCATCTTTCACACCACGGCGACTGTCGGCACCTTGGCGGCTGCCGTTGCCGTGGGCAAGCTGCTGGATTTCAACCAGGAGCAATTCATCAATGTGCTCGGCAGTGCCGGCACTCAGGCTGCAGGGCTGTGGGAATTTTTGCGCGATGCCGCCGATTCCAAGCAGCTGCACACCGCCAAGGCCGCAGCCGATGGTTTGCTCGCCGCCTACCTGACGGCGGACGGGCTGACCGGCGCGCGCAATATTCTTGAAGGCGACCAGGGTTTGGCGGCGGGCATGTCCAGCGACGCTGAACCCAGCAAATTGTCCGCTGACCTCGGCACGCGCTGGGCACTGCTGGAAACCTCGTTCAAGTTCCACGCCTCGTGCCGCCACACCCATCCGGCCGCCGATGCGCTGTTGGAGTTGATGCAGCGCGAAGGGCTGGGCGCCGATCAGATTGCGCGCGTGGAAACCCGTGTGCATCAGGGCGCCATTGATGTGCTGGGGCGCGTCACCGTGCCTGCCAGCGTGCACCAGGCCAAGTTCTCCATGGGCACCGTGCTCGGCCTGATCGCCGTGCACGGCAAGGCCGGGCTCACCGAGTTCCACGAACTGGCGCTGAGCGATCCGGCCGTCTCGACGTTTCGCGACAAAGTCAGCATGACCCTCGACCCCGAGGTCGACGGCGCTTACCCGCAACGCTGGCTGGGCCGCGTCACCGTCACCACGCTCGACGGCCGCACGCTGCACGGCGCCATTGATGAGCCGAAGGGCGACCCGGGCAACACCCTGAGCCGTGTGGAGCTGGCAGATAAATTCCAGCGCCTGACCCACTTCAGCGGCGCGCGTACACCGGCACAAGCCAATGCACTGATCGACAAGGTCTGGAACCTGCGTAACGCGGCGTCCATGGCCCACTGGCTCTGA
- a CDS encoding CaiB/BaiF CoA transferase family protein: MTHQRPLDGITVVSLEHAIAAPFCTRQLADLGARVIKIERPGAGDFARGYDERVRGLASHFVWTNRSKESLTLDLKQDEAGDILDSLLADADVLVQNLAPGAAARMGLSFEALQERFPRLIVCDISGYGEGGPYEKKKAYDLLIQSEGGFLSVTGGPGDDQMAKAGCSIADISAGMYAYSGILSALLLRGKTGKGSRIDVSMLESLVEWMGYPMYYAFDGAPQPPRAGAAHSTIYPYGPFPTGDGSTVMLGLQNEREWAAFCDKVLLTPELATDERFSANFKRSANREVLRQIIVDSFAQLDAEAVIQRLEDAQIASARVNDMQGVWDHPQLKARDSWREVQSPAGPLPSLLPPARNAAFTPRMDAVPALGQHSMSILDRLGYSADAIDSLRARGVI, encoded by the coding sequence ATGACTCATCAACGACCGCTGGACGGCATCACCGTTGTCAGCCTGGAACACGCAATTGCCGCGCCATTCTGCACCCGCCAATTGGCCGATTTGGGCGCGCGCGTGATCAAGATCGAACGCCCAGGCGCCGGTGACTTTGCCCGTGGCTATGACGAGCGCGTGCGCGGCCTGGCCTCGCATTTTGTGTGGACCAACCGCTCCAAGGAAAGCCTGACCCTGGACCTCAAGCAGGACGAGGCGGGCGACATTCTCGACAGCTTGCTGGCCGACGCCGACGTGCTGGTGCAAAACCTCGCACCCGGTGCGGCGGCGCGCATGGGCTTGTCGTTCGAGGCGCTGCAGGAGCGTTTCCCACGGCTGATCGTCTGCGATATTTCCGGCTATGGCGAAGGCGGGCCTTACGAGAAGAAGAAGGCCTATGACTTGCTGATCCAGAGCGAGGGCGGCTTTTTGTCGGTGACCGGTGGCCCCGGTGACGACCAGATGGCCAAGGCCGGTTGCTCCATCGCCGATATCTCGGCGGGCATGTACGCCTACAGCGGCATCCTCTCGGCACTGCTGCTGCGCGGCAAGACCGGGAAGGGCAGCCGCATCGATGTGAGCATGCTCGAAAGCCTGGTGGAGTGGATGGGCTACCCGATGTACTACGCGTTCGACGGCGCGCCTCAGCCACCGCGCGCTGGGGCGGCGCATTCGACGATTTACCCGTACGGGCCGTTTCCCACCGGCGACGGCAGCACGGTGATGCTCGGTTTGCAGAACGAGCGCGAATGGGCGGCGTTCTGCGACAAGGTGCTGCTCACGCCTGAGCTTGCGACCGATGAGCGTTTCTCGGCCAACTTCAAGCGTTCGGCCAACCGCGAGGTGCTGCGCCAGATCATCGTCGACAGCTTTGCGCAGCTGGACGCCGAGGCGGTGATTCAGCGCTTGGAAGACGCGCAAATCGCCAGTGCGCGCGTCAATGACATGCAGGGAGTGTGGGACCACCCGCAGCTCAAGGCGCGCGACAGCTGGCGTGAAGTCCAGAGCCCGGCCGGGCCGTTGCCGTCGCTGCTGCCACCGGCGCGCAATGCCGCGTTCACGCCGCGAATGGACGCTGTGCCCGCGCTGGGGCAGCACAGCATGAGCATTCTCGACCGGCTCGGCTACTCGGCCGATGCCATCGACAGCCTGCGCGCGCGCGGCGTTATCTAA
- a CDS encoding HpcH/HpaI aldolase/citrate lyase family protein, which translates to MPKPLVRSALFVPGSRPERFSKALASGADAVIVDFEDAVEEPLKRQARDNLGAFLNEHPEAQVWVRINAPEHAEHFEDVAFCKAHANVAGVLLPKVESAAQVAVVAATGKLIWPIIESARGLLAVAEIAHAPQVERLSFGGLDLALDLNLSSNSPAAQFALDQARLALIVHSRAAGLVAPLDGVHPAIDDPEGLRRSIRHAYEMGFAGALCIHPKQVAVIHAALAPSADDLAWAKRVVEAGAHGAGAYQIDGQMVDAPVLLRAQRLLAAQL; encoded by the coding sequence ATGCCAAAGCCTTTAGTGCGTTCGGCCTTGTTTGTACCGGGCAGCCGCCCGGAGCGGTTTTCCAAGGCGTTGGCCAGTGGCGCCGATGCGGTGATTGTGGATTTTGAAGACGCGGTGGAAGAGCCGCTCAAGCGTCAGGCGCGAGACAACCTCGGCGCGTTTCTTAACGAGCATCCCGAGGCTCAGGTGTGGGTGCGCATCAACGCACCGGAACATGCCGAGCACTTTGAAGATGTGGCGTTCTGCAAGGCCCACGCCAACGTGGCCGGTGTGCTGTTGCCGAAGGTGGAAAGCGCGGCCCAGGTCGCCGTGGTGGCTGCTACCGGCAAACTGATCTGGCCGATCATCGAAAGCGCGCGGGGTTTGTTGGCAGTCGCCGAAATCGCCCATGCGCCGCAGGTGGAACGCCTGTCGTTTGGCGGCCTGGACCTGGCGCTGGACTTGAACCTGAGCAGCAACTCGCCTGCTGCGCAGTTCGCCCTCGACCAGGCACGCCTGGCGTTGATCGTGCACTCGCGCGCTGCGGGTCTGGTCGCGCCGCTGGATGGCGTGCACCCGGCAATCGATGACCCTGAAGGGTTGCGGCGTTCGATCCGGCACGCCTACGAGATGGGCTTTGCCGGTGCGCTGTGTATCCATCCCAAGCAGGTGGCGGTGATACATGCGGCACTGGCGCCGAGCGCCGATGATTTGGCCTGGGCCAAGCGCGTGGTGGAGGCTGGGGCACATGGGGCAGGGGCGTATCAGATTGATGGGCAGATGGTGGATGCGCCGGTGCTGCTGCGGGCGCAGAGGTTGCTCGCCGCCCAGCTCTAA
- a CDS encoding TRAP transporter substrate-binding protein, protein MLKLSRALLCAATLFAAGLAQAADPIVIKFAHVVAENTPKGQGALLFKKLAEERLPGRVKVEVYPNSSLFGDGKEMEALLLGDVQMLAPSLAKFEQYTKQVQIYDLPFLFNDLAAVDRFQAAQGKALLTSMQDKNILGLAYWHNGLKQLSSNKALHEPKDARGLKFRVQASSVLEEQFKAIRANPRKMSFAEVYQGLQTGTVNGTENTWSNYESQKVNEVQKYFTESNHGLIDYMVITNAKFWNGLPPDIRTTLEQIMAEVTVEVNKQAEALNQSAKQKIIDAKTSEIIELTPEQRQLWREAMRPVWQKFEGEIGADLIKAADASNQ, encoded by the coding sequence ATGCTCAAGCTTTCTCGGGCGCTGCTGTGCGCCGCCACCTTGTTTGCCGCGGGCCTGGCCCAGGCGGCGGACCCGATAGTGATCAAGTTCGCCCACGTGGTCGCCGAAAATACCCCCAAAGGCCAGGGCGCGCTGCTGTTCAAGAAGCTCGCCGAAGAACGCCTGCCGGGCCGGGTCAAGGTCGAGGTGTACCCGAACTCATCACTGTTTGGCGACGGCAAGGAGATGGAAGCGCTGCTGCTGGGCGACGTGCAGATGCTGGCGCCGTCGCTGGCCAAGTTCGAGCAATACACCAAGCAAGTGCAGATCTACGACCTGCCGTTCCTGTTCAACGACCTGGCCGCCGTCGACCGCTTCCAGGCCGCCCAGGGCAAGGCCCTGCTGACTTCGATGCAGGACAAGAACATCCTCGGCCTGGCCTATTGGCACAACGGCCTCAAGCAACTCTCCTCGAACAAGGCGCTGCATGAACCCAAGGATGCGCGTGGCCTGAAGTTCCGCGTGCAGGCCTCCAGCGTGCTCGAAGAACAGTTCAAGGCGATCCGCGCCAACCCGCGCAAAATGAGCTTTGCCGAGGTTTACCAGGGCTTGCAGACCGGCACCGTCAACGGCACCGAGAACACCTGGTCGAACTATGAAAGCCAGAAGGTCAACGAAGTGCAGAAGTACTTCACTGAATCCAACCATGGCCTGATCGACTACATGGTGATCACCAACGCCAAATTCTGGAACGGCTTGCCGCCGGACATCCGCACCACCCTGGAACAGATCATGGCCGAAGTCACCGTCGAGGTGAACAAACAGGCCGAGGCGCTGAACCAGTCGGCCAAGCAGAAGATCATCGACGCCAAGACCAGCGAAATCATTGAACTGACCCCCGAGCAACGCCAGCTCTGGCGCGAAGCCATGCGCCCGGTGTGGCAGAAGTTCGAGGGTGAGATCGGCGCTGACCTGATCAAGGCGGCGGATGCGTCCAACCAGTAA
- a CDS encoding TRAP transporter small permease, with translation MQTLRRVWEHLEEGFIAFLLAAMTLVTFVYVMLNNIYTLFFALSDKWAWSSQFFGALGDHTMTWAQDMTWSVALTKAMFGWLIFFGISYGVRTAGHLGVDALVKLTKRPVQRLLGMLACLCCLAYAGLFMVASYKWVSAVMTAHIGAEDLDQYGVDVGDIVIIVPIGFALVFIRYLEIFYRIFTHRQVGLGLADEAGEASKLAGSHEERH, from the coding sequence ATGCAAACGCTAAGGCGCGTCTGGGAGCACCTGGAGGAAGGGTTTATCGCCTTCCTGCTGGCCGCCATGACCCTGGTGACATTCGTCTACGTCATGCTCAACAACATCTACACGCTGTTCTTTGCCTTGTCCGACAAGTGGGCGTGGAGCAGCCAATTCTTCGGCGCCCTGGGCGACCACACCATGACCTGGGCCCAGGACATGACCTGGAGCGTGGCGCTGACCAAGGCCATGTTCGGCTGGCTGATTTTCTTCGGCATTTCCTATGGCGTGCGCACCGCCGGCCACCTCGGCGTGGACGCGCTGGTCAAGCTGACCAAACGCCCGGTGCAGCGCCTGCTCGGCATGCTTGCGTGCCTGTGCTGCCTGGCGTACGCCGGGCTGTTCATGGTCGCCAGCTACAAGTGGGTCAGCGCGGTGATGACCGCCCACATCGGCGCCGAAGACCTCGACCAATACGGCGTGGACGTGGGCGATATCGTGATCATCGTGCCCATCGGTTTCGCCCTGGTGTTTATCCGCTACCTGGAAATTTTCTACCGCATCTTTACCCACCGTCAGGTCGGGTTGGGCCTGGCCGACGAGGCCGGTGAGGCCAGCAAGTTGGCCGGCAGCCATGAGGAGCGTCACTGA